The following is a genomic window from Candidatus Thermoplasmatota archaeon.
CAGGCTCTCGCGCGCAACAAGGGCCGCCTCACCGAGCAGGTGTTCGACGACGCCGGGCGCATTCGCGCCTCCGACGCCCGCAACAACTTGACGAAGATCTCCGAGCACCTCGCGCGCCTGGACGCGGGCTCCGAGGCGTTCCGCATCCTGACGAGCGCCCTCGACGTGCCCCACGCCACGCGCGTGACCGACGAGGAAGGCCGCTACACGATCCCGCTGCCGTTTGGCACGCGCGGGCCCGTGACCGTCCGGTTCTTCAAGGACGGCGTGGAGATCGCAAGCCTCGCGCGCGCGGTCACGCCCGAGCAGGCCGAGACCGGCGCGCGCCTCTCCGAGCCCGGCGACGTCGAGGTGGTTCCCGGGCACGCGGCCGGCGTGGTCTTCCTCGACTCGAACCAGAACGGCGTGCTCGACGACGGCGAGTCCCCGCTGGGCGGCATCGACCTTCGGATCGGGCGCGCCGACGTGCGGGCCAACGACGAGGGCGCCTACGCGGTGCAGAACCTGCCGCCGGGCGGCGCCAACGTGACCCTCGTCTCCGATCGCTACGTGCTCTCCCCGCCGGCCCCCACCTTCGTGGGCATCGAGCCGGGCCAGACGGCGCGCCACGACATCGCGCTCGTCCTCAAGCCGGTGACCGCGCGCGGCACGCTCTGGGCGGACGAGAACGGCAACGACCAGCTGGACGAGGGCGAGGAGGTCGTCACGGAGATCCGCTTCGTGCCCGACCCGAGCAATCCGGGAGGCGCCCGCGTGGCCGGCGTCGTGGCGGGGGCCAACGGAACCTGGACGGTCGACCTCGCGCCCGGACGGTACGTCGCGCGCGCCGACGCAGGCGGCTCGACGCTTGCGCTGCCGATCGAGGTGGCCGAGGGCGAAGGCGTCCTCGAAGTGGGGCTGGCGACCCGCATGGTGCCGGCCGCCCCCGTGGTCGGGACGCTCGCGATGGAAGGCGGCACGGCCGACCCGAGCGGCTTCGCGCTCACCTTCACGGCGACCGAAGGGGGCCTCGACAGCCTCCTCCACGACCGCCAGCCCGTGCGCTTCGACGGCAATTTCGCACTGTGGCTCGTCCCGGGAACCTACCTCGTCGAGGGCCAAAAGACCACGGCCGACGGCGTGTACCGGATCCGTGAGACGCTCGAGGTCACCGACGAAGGCGCGCGCCCCTCCTGGACCGCGCGGCGCGACGGCTAGCGAAGGTCGGCGAGCACGCGCTCGGTCCGCTCCACGATCCGGCTCCAGTCGAAGCCTTCCGCCTTCGCGCGCCCCGCGCGCGCCATCGCCTCGGCCCGCGGCCGGTCGGAGAGCAGGCGCGCGATCGCTTCGGCAAGCGCCGACGGCTCGCCGGGGGGAACGAGCAGCCCGTCGCGCCCGTCGACCACCACCTCGGGCACGCCCCCCACGCGCGTGGCGACGACGGGCGTCCCCACGGCCATGGCTTCCAGGAGCACGATGCCAAAGGCCTCGTACTCGCTTGGCAGCACGAAAACGTCCGCGGCCGAAAGCGCGGAGACGTAGACCTCGTACGGAAGCTCGCCCGCGAACAGCACGCGATCCGACACGAGAAGCTCCCGCGCCCGGGCCGACAGGAACGCGCGCGCGCCCGCGTCGGGTCCCACAAGGGCCACGCGCGCGTCGGGCAGTTTTGCGGCCCCAGCCAAGAGGTCCTCGACGCGCTTGTTCTGCGCAAGCCGGCCGGCGAACACGATGAGCGGTTCCTTCCCGCGAAGACCGACGCGTTCACGGAAGCGCGCGCCGCCGTCGTCGGCCCTTCGCAGCGCGGCGACGTCGATGCCGTTTGGGATCACGACGGACCGCCCGGGCGCAAGGCCCAGCGGGGCCATGGCCTCGCGCTCCGCGCGGGAGACGTGGATGACCCGGTCCGCACGCGAGACGTGCCAGGGGCCCACCGCTTGGTCGAAGAGCCCACGGAGGCGCCGGCGGCGTGCGCCGCCCATGACGCTCCAGGGGGGATGGTAGTGGGGCGTGAGGACGAAGGGCACGCCGCGCGCCGGGGCGGCAAGGGCCGCAGCGACGGAATGGTAGTAGCCGTAGCTGTGCGCATGCACGACGTCGAAACCGCGCACGCGCGCGAGAAGCTCGCGAAGGAGGCCGTCCCACCAGACGTAGTGGGCTTCGCCGGGCAGCGCGTGCGCCCGGAAGCGCCGCACGCGGAACGGAGCGGTCGGCTCGTCGGCGGCGGGCAGGCGCTGCAGCGGACGCTCGCTGCGCAGGTCCGTCGTCCAGACCTCGACCTCGTGCCCGCGCGCCGCAAGGCCCGAGGCGACGGCGTGCGCGTGGGTCTCCGCCCCCCCGGTCGCGGGCGGGAACCGCACCGCCAGCGTGAGGACGCGCACGGCCCACCTACAAGGAACGGATCACGCGCTCCACGATGTCGAGGCCCGCGCGCAGCTTGTCCATCGCGGTTGCGTACGACAGGCGAAGATGGCCGCGGCCGCCGGCCCCAAACGCCCGCCCGGGCGAGGTCACGACGCCGGCCTTGAGAAGCTCGAGCGCGAACTGCTCGTCGTCGATAGGAACGTCCACGCGGGGGAACGCGTAGAAGGCGCCCGTGGGCTTGACGCAGGCCACCCGCGGCAGCGCGTCCAGACGCCCGACCATGTAGTCGCGCCGACGGCGGTACTCCTCGACCGCGCCGCGGACGAAGTCCTGGGGGCCCTGGAGGGCGGCAAGCGCTGCGTGCTGCGCGGGCGTGGGCGGCGAGGCGATGAGGTGGTAGTTCACGCGCTTGAGCGGGACGGCGATCTCCGGCGGCGCCACGGCGTAGCCCAGGCGCCAGCCTGTCATGGCGTAGCACTTCGAGAACGTGTTGAGGTAGACGAGCTTGTCGTAGCGCCCAAGCGCCGTCTCGTGCGGGCCGTCGTACACGAAGTCCTCGTACGCCTCGTCCGAGACGACCAGGAGATCGTGGCGTTCCGCGATCGCAAGGACCTCCTCGAGGCGGCTCCGCGTGATCGCCGCGCCGGTCGGATTCGACGGCGAGTTCAGGACGAGCATGCGCGTGCGCGGGCCGATGCGGTTCTCGAGGTCGCCCGGATCCGGCAGGAACCCTTGCTTGGCCGTGAGCGGATAGGGCACGGCCGTGGCGCCGGCCAGGCGCGCGTGAGGGGCGTAGAGGACGAACCCTGGATCGGGCACGAGCGCCTCGTCGCCGGGATCGAGGAACGCCTGCGCGATGCCGTAGAGCAGTGTCGTGCTGCCCGTGGAGACGACAACGTGCTCCGCCGTGGCCGAGGGCAGGTGCGGCCGGACCTTCTGGGCGATTGCGGCGCGAAGCTCCGGGATGCCCGCCGAGGGGCAATACTTGTTGTGGCCGGCGCGAAGGGCCGCGACGTAGGCGTCGACCACGTGCGAGGGAGGCTGGAAGTCGGGCTCCCCGATGCCAAGGTGGATCGCGTCCTTGCCCGCAAGCTCGAAGAGCTTGCGGATCCCCGACATGTCGATCCCGTCCATGCGGCGCGCCGGCATCGCTTGCCGTTAGGTCCCGTTCCGACATAAAGGGTTCGAGGCGGGCGCGCGCCGCGCGGCCGTTCCGTGTGCGACGCCCTCGCACGCCTTGATAAGGCGGCGCGCCATCCTCCGCCGATGACGGCCCGCGAGCCCCTGGACGTGGTCGACGAGGAGGACCGCGTGGTGGGTTCCGTTCCGCGCGCCGA
Proteins encoded in this region:
- a CDS encoding glycosyltransferase family 4 protein, with translation MRVLTLAVRFPPATGGAETHAHAVASGLAARGHEVEVWTTDLRSERPLQRLPAADEPTAPFRVRRFRAHALPGEAHYVWWDGLLRELLARVRGFDVVHAHSYGYYHSVAAALAAPARGVPFVLTPHYHPPWSVMGGARRRRLRGLFDQAVGPWHVSRADRVIHVSRAEREAMAPLGLAPGRSVVIPNGIDVAALRRADDGGARFRERVGLRGKEPLIVFAGRLAQNKRVEDLLAGAAKLPDARVALVGPDAGARAFLSARARELLVSDRVLFAGELPYEVYVSALSAADVFVLPSEYEAFGIVLLEAMAVGTPVVATRVGGVPEVVVDGRDGLLVPPGEPSALAEAIARLLSDRPRAEAMARAGRAKAEGFDWSRIVERTERVLADLR
- a CDS encoding aminotransferase class I/II-fold pyridoxal phosphate-dependent enzyme; translated protein: MPARRMDGIDMSGIRKLFELAGKDAIHLGIGEPDFQPPSHVVDAYVAALRAGHNKYCPSAGIPELRAAIAQKVRPHLPSATAEHVVVSTGSTTLLYGIAQAFLDPGDEALVPDPGFVLYAPHARLAGATAVPYPLTAKQGFLPDPGDLENRIGPRTRMLVLNSPSNPTGAAITRSRLEEVLAIAERHDLLVVSDEAYEDFVYDGPHETALGRYDKLVYLNTFSKCYAMTGWRLGYAVAPPEIAVPLKRVNYHLIASPPTPAQHAALAALQGPQDFVRGAVEEYRRRRDYMVGRLDALPRVACVKPTGAFYAFPRVDVPIDDEQFALELLKAGVVTSPGRAFGAGGRGHLRLSYATAMDKLRAGLDIVERVIRSL